Proteins encoded by one window of Streptococcus suis S735:
- the rpmC gene encoding 50S ribosomal protein L29, whose product MKLQEIKDFVKELRGLSQEELAKKENELKKELFELRFQAAAGQLEQTARLNAVKKQIARIKTVQSETK is encoded by the coding sequence ATGAAACTTCAAGAAATTAAAGATTTTGTAAAAGAACTTCGTGGCCTTTCTCAAGAAGAACTTGCTAAGAAAGAAAACGAATTGAAGAAAGAACTCTTCGAACTTCGTTTCCAAGCTGCTGCTGGTCAACTTGAGCAAACTGCTCGTTTGAACGCAGTGAAGAAACAAATTGCGCGTATCAAAACTGTGCAATCTGAAACTAAATAA
- the rpsQ gene encoding 30S ribosomal protein S17: MERNNRKVLVGRVVSDKMDKTITVVVETKRNHPVYGKRINYSKKYKAHDENNVAKEGDIVRIMETRPLSATKRFRLVEVVEEAVII, translated from the coding sequence ATGGAACGCAATAATCGTAAAGTTCTTGTTGGACGCGTAGTATCTGACAAAATGGACAAAACAATCACAGTTGTAGTTGAAACTAAACGTAACCACCCAGTCTATGGTAAACGTATTAACTACTCTAAAAAGTACAAAGCTCATGATGAAAACAATGTTGCTAAAGAAGGCGATATCGTTCGTATCATGGAAACTCGCCCACTTTCAGCTACAAAACGTTTCCGTCTTGTAGAAGTTGTGGAAGAGGCAGTTATCATTTAA